The following proteins are co-located in the Gossypium hirsutum isolate 1008001.06 chromosome A02, Gossypium_hirsutum_v2.1, whole genome shotgun sequence genome:
- the LOC107935963 gene encoding probable inorganic phosphate transporter 1-3, with amino-acid sequence MANQLGVLNALDAAKTQWYHFTAIVIAGMGFFTDAYDLFSISLITKLLGRIYYFDPLSPKPGTLPPRIAAAVNGVAFCGTLTGQLFFGWLGDKLGRKRVYGLTLMLMVICSIASGLSFGKSPEGVMATLCFFRFWLGFGIGGDYPLSATIMSEYANKKTRGAFIAAVFAMQGFGILTGGIVALIVSAAFDHAYKAHPYFRDREHSTVPQADYIWRIILMFGAIPALLTYYWRMKMPETARYTALVARNAKQAAADMSKVLQVDLNSEQEKVDKIGTEPSNSFGLFSKEFAKRHGLHLLGTTSTWFLLDIAFYSSNLFQKDIFSAIGWLPKAETMSATHEVYRVAKAQTLIALCGTVPGYWFTVAFIDHIGRFAIQLMGFFFMSVFMFALAIPYQHWKTHNAGFLIMYSLTFFFANFGPNATTFVVPAEIFPARLRSTCHGISAAAGKAGAIVGSFGFLYAAQSTHEDKVDKGYHTGIGVKNALLVLGAVNCLGMLFTLLVPEPRGRSLEEITGENEEEKGQQQASVGNVPV; translated from the coding sequence ATGGCAAACCAGCTTGGAGTTCTTAATGCGTTGGATGCAGCAAAGACACAATGGTACCATTTCACTGCAATTGTGATTGCTGGAATGGGTTTCTTCACTGACGCTTATGACCTTTTTAGCATCTCTCTTATCACAAAATTGCTCGGCCGTATTTACTACTTCGATCCACTTTCTCCAAAGCCTGGAACTTTGCCTCCTCGTATTGCAGCTGCTGTTAATGGTGTGGCCTTTTGCGGAACTTTAACTGGACAGCTTTTCTTTGGTTGGCTCGGTGATAAATTAGGCCGAAAACGAGTTTATGGACTCACCTTGATGCTCATGGTGATCTGTTCCATTGCCTCTGGACTTTCCTTCGGAAAGTCTCCAGAAGGTGTAATGGCAACGCTTTGCTTCTTCAggttttggcttggttttggAATCGGTGGTGATTATCCCTTGTCAGCCACAATCATGTCTGAATATGCCAACAAGAAGACTCGCGGAGCGTTTATTGCGGCGGTTTTTGCAATGCAAGGATTCGGAATTTTAACAGGTGGGATTGTTGCTCTGATTGTGTCAGCTGCATTTGATCATGCCTACAAGGCCCATCCATATTTTCGTGACAGAGAACACTCAACGGTACCCCAAGCCGACTATATTTGGCGGATCATACTGATGTTTGGTGCAATTCCAGCTCTTCTCACTTACTACTGGCGAATGAAGATGCCTGAAACAGCTCGTTACACCGCCCTCGTAGCCCGAAATGCTAAACAGGCAGCTGCAGACATGTCTAAGGTCTTGCAGGTGGATCTCAATTCGGAACAAGAGAAGGTGGATAAGATAGGGACAGAACCATCCAACTCTTTTGGTCTATTCAGCAAGGAATTTGCCAAACGCCATGGATTACACTTGCTTGGAACAACCTCAACTTGGTTCTTATTAGACATTGCCTTTTACAGTTCCAATCTGTTCCAAAAAGATATCTTCAGTGCTATTGGGTGGCTCCCAAAAGCTGAAACCATGAGTGCAACTCATGAGGTTTATCGTGTTGCCAAGGCTCAAACACTAATCGCACTTTGTGGCACGGTCCCTGGTTACTGGTTTACGGTGGCATTCATTGATCACATCGGCCGGTTCGCAATCCAATTGATGGGCTTCTTCTTCATGTCTGTGTTCATGTTTGCTCTTGCCATCCCTTACCAGCACTGGAAAACTCACAACGCAGGTTTCCTCATCATGTATTCATTGACCTTTTTCTTTGCGAACTTCGGACCCAATGCCACAACCTTCGTTGTGCCGGCCGAAATTTTCCCTGCCAGGCTGAGATCAACCTGCCACGGGATATCAGCAGCGGCCGGAAAAGCTGGTGCCATTGTAGGCTCATTCGGGTTCTTGTATGCTGCACAAAGCACACATGAGGATAAGGTTGATAAAGGTTACCATACCGGTATCGGAGTTAAAAATGCACTGCTGGTGCTTGGTGCAGTCAACTGTCTGGGCATGCTTTTCACTCTTTTGGTGCCTGAACCTAGGGGGAGATCATTGGAGGAGATAACGGGTGAAAACGAAGAAGAAAAGGGACAGCAGCAGGCATCTGTTGGGAATGTCCCTGTCTGA
- the LOC107935952 gene encoding probable inorganic phosphate transporter 1-5 — translation MANQLGVLNGLDAAKTQWYHFTAIVIAGMGFFTDAYDLFSISLITKLLGRIYYFEPLSEKPGTLPPRIAAAVNGVAFCGTLAGQLFFGWLGDKLGRKRVYGLTLMLMVICSIASGLSFGTSPQGVMATLCFFRFWLGFGIGGDYPLSATIMSEYANKKTRGAFIAAVFAMQGLGILTGGIVALIVSAAFDHAYKVHPYNVDREHSTAPEADYIWRIILMFGALPALLTYYWRMKMPETARYTALVARNAKQAAADMSKVLQVDLNAEQEKVDKIGTKQFGLFSKEFAQRHGLHLLGTTSTWFLLDIAFYSSNLFQKDIFSAIGWLPKAETMTATKEVYEIAKAQTLIALCGTVPGYWFTVAFIEHLGRFVIQLMGFFFMSVFMFALAIPYPHWKTHNTGFVIMYSLTFFFANFGPNATTFIVPAEIFPARLRSTCHGISAAAGKAGAIVGSFGFLYAAQSTHHDKVDKGYHTGIGVKNALIVLGAVNCLGMLFTLLVPETMGRSLEDITGENEEDNGYQQRFSVEKVPV, via the coding sequence ATGGCAAACCAGCTTGGAGTTCTTAATGGGTTGGATGCAGCAAAGACACAATGGTACCATTTCACTGCAATTGTGATTGCTGGAATGGGTTTCTTCACTGACGCTTATGACCTTTTTAGCATCTCTCTTATCACAAAATTGCTCGGTCGTATTTACTACTTCGAACCACTTTCTGAAAAGCCTGGAACTTTGCCTCCTCGTATTGCAGCTGCTGTTAATGGTGTGGCCTTCTGCGGAACTTTAGCTGGACAGCTTTTCTTTGGTTGGCTCGGTGATAAATTAGGCCGAAAACGAGTTTATGGACTCACCTTGATGCTCATGGTGATCTGTTCCATTGCCTCTGGACTTTCCTTCGGAACGTCTCCACAAGGTGTAATGGCAACGCTTTGCTTCTTCAggttttggcttggttttggAATCGGTGGTGATTATCCCTTGTCAGCCACAATCATGTCTGAATATGCCAACAAGAAGACTCGCGGAGCGTTTATTGCGGCGGTTTTTGCAATGCAAGGACTCGGAATTTTAACAGGTGGGATTGTTGCTCTGATTGTGTCAGCTGCATTCGATCATGCCTACAAGGTCCATCCATATAATGTTGACAGAGAACACTCAACGGCACCCGAAGCCGATTATATTTGGCGGATCATACTGATGTTTGGTGCACTTCCAGCTCTTCTCACCTACTACTGGCGTATGAAGATGCCGGAAACAGCCCGTTACACAGCCCTCGTAGCCCGAAATGCCAAACAGGCGGCTGCAGACATGTCTAAGGTCTTGCAGGTGGATCTCAATGCGGAACAAGAGAAAGTGGATAAGATAGGGACAAAACAATTTGGTCTATTCAGCAAGGAATTTGCCCAACGCCATGGATTACACTTGCTTGGAACAACCTCAACTTGGTTCTTGTTGGACATTGCCTTTTACAGTTCCAATCTATTCCAAAAAGATATCTTCAGTGCAATTGGTTGGCTCCCTAAAGCGGAAACCATGACTGCAACTAAAGAGGTTTACGAAATTGCCAAGGCTCAAACACTTATTGCACTCTGTGGCACGGTTCCTGGATACTGGTTTACGGTCGCTTTCATCGAACACCTTGGCCGTTTCGTAATCCAACTGATGGGCTTCTTCTTCATGTCTGTATTCATGTTTGCTCTTGCCATCCCTTACCCACACTGGAAAACTCACAACACAGGTTTCGTCATCATGTATTCATTGACCTTCTTCTTCGCCAACTTCGGACCCAACGCCACCACATTCATCGTGCCGGCTGAAATTTTCCCTGCCAGGCTGAGATCAACCTGCCACGGGATATCAGCAGCGGCCGGAAAAGCTGGTGCCATTGTAGGCTCATTCGGGTTTTTGTATGCTGCACAAAGCACACATCATGATAAGGTTGATAAAGGTTACCATACTGGTATCGGAGTTAAAAATGCATTGATCGTGCTTGGTGCAGTCAACTGTCTGGGCATGCTTTTCACTCTTTTAGTACCTGAAACCATGGGGAGATCATTGGAAGATATAACGGGTGAAAATGAAGAAGATAACGGGTATCAGCAGAGATTTTCTGTTGAAAAAGTTCCAGTCTGA